One Gadus chalcogrammus isolate NIFS_2021 chromosome 4, NIFS_Gcha_1.0, whole genome shotgun sequence DNA segment encodes these proteins:
- the LOC130380404 gene encoding receptor-type tyrosine-protein phosphatase O-like → MVSTFLWAIYLQCFIQSSAAFRVTLRDEDWMAAVLEPSDLRDNVTEYAALLAGEPHPRLVPFLPLPADGSLPPPLVLNVTHPGLAYRVALLARDGRAWTRPLRSVGVLTQPLPVDSATISDYREAPETGVVFEISSPPNNVFSRVNISYVEGSDLRSMLYKDFYRGKTVFKHWLPGLCYRNVTFQLISEATINRTAVVRHSGVTHRALQHRTVPNPPRNITWKLVPLSQEGAALPPGHPPQPRQARDVPLLEEEFQGEVHADEEEYPSEEAPTEPPTQNATATAAADDYAYANATATANDGGVANGNETAEADEDSAFRTRPFTWPAPTGTPPPPADRAAEGEEFVNGLLPEYEDSNEPGSALGNVTETATVDVNTHEFFTEPTEPGTYRVLVTALSSAGDCEARESSSYSAFTFYLSGDLSARDWLTVST, encoded by the exons ATGGTCTCAACATTTCTTTGGGCGATCTATCTCCAGTGTTTCATCCAG AGCAGCGCGGCCTTCCGGGTGACCCTGCGGGACGAGGACTGGATGGCGGCCGTCCTGGAGCCGTCGGACCTGCGGGACAACGTCACCGAGTACGCCGCGCTGCTGGCCGGCGAGCCGCACCCCCGCCTGGTCCCGTTCCTCCCGCTCCCCGCCGACGGCAGCCTCCCGCCGCCGCTGGTGCTCAACGTGACGCACCCCGGCCTGGCCTACCGGGTGGCGCTGCTGGCCCGGGACGGACGGGCCTGGACCCGGCCACTCCGCAGCGTGGGCGTCCTCACAC AGCCTCTGCCAGTGGACAGCGCGACCATATCAGACTACAGAGAGGCTCCGGAGACGGGGGTGGTGTTTGAGATCAGCTCCCCGCCGAACAACGTCTTCAGCCGGGTGAACATCAGCTACGTGGAGGGGTCCGACCTGCGCTCTATGCTCTATAAAG ATTTCTACCGGGGAAAGACGGTGTTTAAGCACTGGCTGCCCGGGCTGTGCTACAGGAACGTCACCTTCCAGCTCATCTCCGAGGCCACCATCAACAGGACCGCCGTGGTGCGGCATAGCGGCGTCACCCACCGGGCCCTACAGCACAGGACAG TGCCGAACCCGCCGCGCAACATCACCTGGAAGCTGGTCCCCCTCAGCCAGGAGGGGGCGGCCCTCCCCCCGGggcaccccccccagccccgccagGCCCGGGACGTCcccctcctggaggaggagttCCAGGGCGAGGTCCACGCCGACGAGGAGGAGTACCCTTCAGAGGAGGCCCCCACCGAGCCCCCGACGCAGAACGCCACGGCAACCGCCGCCGCCGACGACTACGCCTACGCCAACGCCACCGCTACCGCTAACGACGGCGGCGTCGCCAACGGCAACGAGACGGCGGAGGCGGACGAGGACTCGGCCTTCCGGACGCGGCCCTTTACCTGGCCCGCCCCCACcgggaccccgcccccccccgccgaccgggcggcggagggggaggagtttgTGAACGGGCTGCTGCCGGAGTACGAGGACTCCAACGAGCCGGGCTCCGCCCTGG GCAACGTGACGGAGACGGCGACGGTGGACGTCAACACCCACGAGTTCTTCACGGAGCCCACGGAGCCGGGGACGTACCGCGTCCTGGTCACGGCGCTGAGCTCCGCCGGGGACTGCGAGGCCCGGGAGAGCTCCTCCTACTCTGCCTTCACCTTCTACCTCA GTGGGGATCTGTCGGCGCGTGATTGGCTAACAGTGAGCACATAG